Proteins encoded by one window of Clostridia bacterium:
- a CDS encoding 4-hydroxyphenylacetate 3-hydroxylase family protein, producing the protein MPLKTAEEYVDSLRQKKMKVYAFGEEYATVVDHPLFKPHVEAAAMTYALAHDPLHEDLLTATSHLTGKKINRFTHIHQSTQDLVKKVKMLRAISHRTGTCFQRCVGFDALNALYSVTYEIDQEMGTSYHERMRRYVEYVQENDLMFSGSMTDPKGDRSLRPGQQADPDLYVHIVERRKDGIVIRGAKAHQTGIVNSHEMLIMPTIALTEDDKDYAVACAVPTDAPGVFHVFGRQTNDERRLSCQIDQGNARFGIVGGEALTVLEDVFVPWERVFMCGEYQFAGTLVERFASYHRQNYGGCKGGLADIIIGATYALAEANGVAKASHIRDKLAEMIHLTETMYQGSIACSAEGHKLPCGSYFVDPLLANVTKQNVTRHVYEIARLSHDLAGGLIATLPSEKDFEHPEIGPYLKKYFRGKADFSTEYRVRIARLLENMTGGTALVESMHGAGSPQAQKIMMLRQGNLEQKKRWALELAGAKE; encoded by the coding sequence ATGCCGTTGAAGACCGCCGAAGAGTACGTAGATAGCTTGCGCCAGAAAAAAATGAAGGTTTACGCTTTTGGAGAAGAATATGCTACCGTGGTTGACCACCCTCTGTTTAAGCCCCATGTCGAGGCTGCCGCCATGACCTATGCCCTGGCCCACGATCCCTTGCATGAGGACCTTTTGACCGCTACTTCTCACCTTACGGGCAAAAAGATCAACCGCTTCACCCACATCCACCAGAGCACCCAGGATCTGGTCAAGAAGGTGAAAATGCTCAGGGCCATCTCCCACCGCACCGGCACCTGCTTTCAGCGCTGCGTGGGCTTTGATGCCTTAAACGCCCTGTATTCGGTGACCTATGAGATTGACCAGGAAATGGGCACCAGCTACCATGAGCGCATGCGCCGTTACGTTGAATACGTCCAGGAAAACGACCTGATGTTTAGTGGCTCCATGACCGACCCGAAGGGGGACCGGTCCCTCCGCCCCGGCCAGCAGGCCGATCCCGATCTCTACGTCCACATTGTGGAGAGGCGTAAAGACGGCATCGTCATCCGCGGGGCCAAGGCCCACCAGACCGGCATCGTCAACTCCCACGAGATGCTGATCATGCCCACCATTGCCCTGACCGAGGATGACAAGGACTATGCCGTAGCCTGCGCCGTGCCCACCGATGCCCCCGGGGTATTCCACGTCTTCGGCCGCCAGACCAACGACGAGCGCCGCCTGTCATGCCAGATCGATCAGGGCAACGCCCGCTTCGGCATCGTGGGCGGCGAGGCGTTGACCGTGCTTGAAGACGTGTTTGTCCCCTGGGAGCGGGTGTTCATGTGCGGGGAGTACCAGTTTGCCGGCACCCTGGTGGAGCGCTTCGCCTCCTACCACCGCCAGAACTACGGCGGCTGTAAAGGGGGCCTGGCCGACATCATCATCGGTGCCACCTATGCCCTGGCCGAGGCCAACGGGGTGGCCAAGGCCTCCCACATCCGGGACAAGCTGGCAGAAATGATCCACCTTACTGAGACCATGTACCAGGGCTCTATCGCCTGCTCCGCCGAAGGCCATAAGCTCCCCTGCGGATCCTACTTCGTGGATCCGCTCCTGGCCAACGTCACCAAGCAGAACGTCACCCGCCATGTCTACGAGATTGCCCGCCTCTCCCACGACCTGGCCGGGGGCCTGATTGCCACCCTGCCCTCGGAGAAGGACTTTGAGCACCCTGAAATCGGCCCCTATCTGAAGAAGTACTTCCGGGGCAAGGCCGACTTTAGCACCGAGTACCGGGTCCGGATTGCCCGGCTCTTAGAGAACATGACCGGGGGCACCGCCCTGGTGGAGAGCATGCACGGGGCCGGTTCCCCCCAGGCCCAGAAAATTATGATGCTTCGCCAGGGGAACCTGGAGCAGAAAAAGCGCTGGGCCTTGGAGCTGGCCGGAGCCAAAGAGTAG